In Carya illinoinensis cultivar Pawnee chromosome 16, C.illinoinensisPawnee_v1, whole genome shotgun sequence, a single window of DNA contains:
- the LOC122299644 gene encoding 60S ribosomal protein L14-1-like, with protein MIGRVALVNYGEDYGKLVVIVDVIDQNRALVDAPDMERSQMNFKRLSLTNLKIDIKRVPKKKELLDAMEKADGKKKWENSSWGRKLIVQKRRASLIDFDSFKLMLAKIKRAGLVRQELAKLKKENAS; from the coding sequence ATGATCGGGAGGGTCGCCCTCGTCAACTACGGCGAAGACTATGGCAAACTCGTTGTCATCGTCGATGTAATCGACCAAAACCGAGCTCTTGTGGATGCCCCTGATATGGAAAGATCCCAAATGAATTTCAAGAGGCTCTCTCTCACTAACCTTAAAATTGACATTAAGAGGGTTCCTAAGAAGAAGGAATTGCTTGATGCTATGGAGAAAGCTGATGGTAAGAAGAAGTGGGAGAATAGTTCCTGGGGCAGAAAGTTAATTGTTCAGAAGAGAAGGGCTTCTCTAATTGACTTTGATAGTTTCAAACTTATGTTGGCAAAGATTAAGAGGGCTGGACTGGTAAGGCAAGAGCTCGCAAAACTGAAAAAGGAGAATGCTTCCTAA
- the LOC122299645 gene encoding uncharacterized protein LOC122299645 gives MDKSWMQITDRFGSREYAEGVKEFLTLAQTLAEGEEIRCPCVRCSNNYFLPITQVERHLFIKGIDKNYTTWIFHGEQEDLIISDDDDNVHDPDEEDDFIDDVDVMLRDIRAGGFPDVPISDSFHATGSTSVDTFSDRTFDQLLADSRRPLYEGCTKYSKLSFTVKLLHIKTLGGWSVKSFDMLLHLLKSAFPNSLLPNSYQESRNLERGLGFTYTKIHVCPNDCILYWRENVDKDECPKSKVAEIVYVTKKSVDMRWHKDQRVIQQEFLSHPADSEVWMTFDQEHAWFAEDPRNVRLGLASDGFNPFNNLAKPYSVWPVILVPYNLPPWLCMKDPFFITSLLIPGPRSPGNEINVYLQPLIEELIDLWDNGVDTYDAKAKETFKLHAALLWTINDFPAYGNLSGWSTKGKMACPSCKEETDSMWLPYSRKHCYMGHRRWLPPGHIWRKKKTIFNGSAEHRDPPTMYSGEDILIQLQSIPNANFGKAIKKRKRTTEEFNWTEKSIFFQLPYWSTIKIRHNLDVMHIEKNICDNILGTLMNISGKTKDHPNARRDLSTLNIREELHLIQDGQRISMPQACYTLYGAERTGFCNWLHGVKFPDGFASNIARCVSVSDYKISGMKSHDCHIFMQRLLPVAISGYLRQDVRLALFELSTFFKELCARTCKKEVLERLQADIVVILCKLEMIFSPTFFDIMVHLAYHLPREALLAGPVQYRWMYPFERYLEKFKRYVKNKAYPEGSIAEAYIHVECLNFCSMYLHDVETRFNPPERNVDEGEEGVREGLDVFSHKVRPMGFASRHQLDDDAFIKARWYVLNNCTEIGEYLNEHYMQVSEEYPNNADSMHAAKFPDWFKSQIQARRADNAEEVSDDLYALACGPDPWGASYSGCITNGIRFHTKKGEEHRRTQNSGVMVISEQPGSEKLEFFGRLIDILEFRYMGWRRVYLFKCEWFDISDSKRGIRMEPHLTSVNMSRTAYKDDPFVLASQASQVFYLKNRSIRGEWYVVQKVIHRNVYDLPRSSLIEDDESDSSDVDAYQEDNSGDAYVSVHADDIPLQTDMHRPNVEPEQVDVDTLVMQRSNRDHFEQGFINDDTSEDNSDHIAELEGSIEEDSISTEDEMN, from the exons ATGGACAAGAGTTGGATGCAAATCACTGATAGATTTGGATCTAGGGAATATGCTGAAGGAGTGAAGGAGTTCCTTACCTTGGCCCAAACTTTAGCTGAGGGTGAGGAAATTCGTTGCCCATGTGTTAGATGTTCAAATAATTACTTCCTACCAATAACCCAGGTAGAGAGACACTTGTTTattaaaggtattgacaagaatTACACGACATGGATTTTTCATGGTGAACAAGAAGATTTAATcataagtgatgatgatgataatgtacaTGATCCTGATGAAGAGGATGACTTCATTGATGACGTTGATGTTATGTTACGAGATATTCGGGCTGGGGGATTTCCTGATGTTCCCATAAGCGATTCATTCCATGCTACGGGTTCCACATCGGTCGATACCTTTTCTGATCGGACTTTTGACCAGCTGTTGGCTGATTCCCGGCGTCCTCTTTATGAAGGTTGTACAAAGTATTCTAAACTATCATTCACTGTCAAGTTGTTGcacattaaaacacttggtggTTGGAGTGTAAAGTCGTTCGACATGCTTTTACACTTGTTGAAGTCAGCTTTTCCCAATTCCCTTTTGCCAAATTCATATCAAGAATCACGTAACTTGGAAAGAGGGCTGGGCTTTACTTACACCAAGATACATGTGTGTCCGAATGACTGCATACTTTATTGGAGGGAAAATGTGGATAAAGATGAGTGCCCGAAAT CCAAGGTTGCAGAGATTGTTTATGTCACAAAAAAATCAGTTGATATGCGGTGGCACAAGGATCAGCGTGTCATTCAGCAAGAGTTTCTAAGtcatcctgctgactctgagGTGTGGATGACATTTGATCAAGAGCATGCTTGGTTCGCAGAAGATCCAAGAAATGTCAGGCTTGGTTTAGCTAGCGATGGTTTcaacccatttaataatttggctaagccTTATAGCGTATGGCCAGTGATTCTTGTCCCTTACAACTTACCTCCGTGGTTGTGCATGAAGGATCCATTTTTTATCACTTCACTCTTGATTCCTGGACCAagatcaccaggaaatgaaatcaATGTTTATCTTCAGCCTTTGATAGAGGAATTGATTGATCTATGGGATAATGGTGTTGATACATACGATGCAAAGGCCAAAGAGACTTTCAAATTGCATGCAGCATTGCTATGGACAATCAACGACTTCCCTGCTTATGGAAACCTCTCTGggtggagtactaaggggaagatGGCATGTCCATCATGCAAGGAAGAAACAGATTCGATGTGGTTGCCATATAGCCGAAAGCATTGTTACATGGGTCATCGCCGATGGTTGCCACCGGGCCACatctggagaaagaaaaagactatTTTTAATGGCAGTGCAGAGCATCGTGACCCACCTACAATGTATTCAGGAGAAGATATActcattcaactccaaagtaTTCCTAATGCAAATTTTGGCAAAgccataaagaaaagaaagcgtaCCACAGAGGAATTCAATTGGACCGAGAAAAGTATCTTCTTTCAATTGCCATATTGGTCGACTATAAAGATTAGACATAATCTGGATGTGATGCACATTGAGAAGAACATATGTGACAACATCTTGGGAACTTTGATGAATATCTCTGGCAAAACTAAAGATCATCCTAATGCACGTCGTGACCTTTCCACTCTCAATATCAGGGAGGAGTTACACCTTATTCAGGATGGACAACGCATTAGTATGCCACAAGCATGTTATACGTTGTATGGAGCTGAGCGGACTGGTTTTTGTAATTGGTTGCACGGTGTGAAATTTCCGGATGGCTTCGCTTCAAACATTGCTAGATGTGTTAGTGTAAGTGACTACAAAATCTCAgggatgaaaagtcatgattgccaTATTTTCATGCAAAGATTACTTCCTGTTGCAATTTCTGGATACTTACGCCAAGATGTACGATTGGCACTTTTCGAGCTAAGCACTTTCTTCAAAGAATTGTGTGCTAGAACATGTAAGAAGGAAGTCTTAGAGCGGCTTCAAGCTGATATCGTCGTTATTCTTTGcaagcttgagatgattttttcGCCTACCTTTTTCGACATAATGGTGCACTTAGCATATCACTTGCCACGTGAGGCCTTGCTTGCAGGGCCagttcaatataggtggatgtatcctttcGAGAGATATCTCGAAAAATTCAAgagatatgttaagaataaagcctACCCGGAAGGTTCAATAGCTGAGGCCTATATCCATGTTGAATGCTTGAATTTTTGTTCCATGTACCTCCATGATGTTGAAACTAGATTCAATCCTCCTGAACGTAACGTCGACGAAGGAGAAGAGGGTGTACGAGAGGGACTTGATGTTTTTTCACATAAGGTGCGACCCATGGGTTTTGCATCACGTCACCAATTAGACGATGATGCTTTCATAAAAGCCAGATGGTATGTTCTTAATAACTGCACAGAGATTGGAGAATACCTAAA TGAGCACTACATGCAAGTGAGTGAAGAGTATCCCAATAATGCCGATAGTATGCATGCTGCAAAATTTCCAGACTGGTTCAAGTCACAA ATTCAAGCTAGGCGTGCTGATAATGCCGAAGAAGTTTCGGATGATCTATATGCTTTAGCATGTGGTCCTGACCCTTGGGGTGCGTCCTATTCTGGTTGCATAACCAACGGTATAAGATTTCACACAAAAAAAGGGGAAGAACATCGTCGCACCCAAAACTCTGGTGTCATGGTCATTAGTGAACAACCAGGATCTGAAAAACTTGAGTTCTTTGGTAGACTAATAGACATTTTGGAATTccgctacatgggttggcgtcgTGTTTACTTATTCAAATGTGAATGGTTTGACATCTCTGATTCCAAACGAGGGATACGTATGGAACCACATCTTACTAGTGTGAATATGTCGCGGACAGCTTATAAGGACGATCCATTTGTTTTGGCGTCCCAAGCATCACAGGTATTTTACCTGAAAAATCGCAGCATCCGTGGGGAATGGTATGTAGTCCAAAAGGTCATACATAGAAATGTCTATGACCTTCCACGATCATCCCTTATTGAAGATGATGAATCTGATTCTAGTGACGTTGATGCATACCAAGAGGATAATTCTGGTGATGCTTACGTGAGTGTCCATGCTGATGACATCCCACTGCAAACAGACATGCACAGGCCGAATGTTGAACCGGAGCAGGTTGATGTTGACACATTGGTAATGCAAAGGTCTAATCGGGACCACTTTGAGCAAGGTTTTATCAATGACGATACCAGCGAAGACAATTCAGATCACATCGCCGAACTAGAGGGTAGCATAGAAGAAGATAGTATCTCAACGGAGGATGAGATGAACTAG